Proteins encoded in a region of the Bactrocera tryoni isolate S06 chromosome 4, CSIRO_BtryS06_freeze2, whole genome shotgun sequence genome:
- the LOC120774860 gene encoding uncharacterized protein LOC120774860, translating to MLSHIDKRVASCCSSSSSNNSNMRNQQHYTASCEGNCSENTTTKHINSAPQQHEHSTRSSISLALLTQTLFLLLLLVSISPTDGNPDWMQHCSMCHCNWNSGKKTADCKARSLTAIPDDLSNEMQVVDFSNNLIPELRREEFADANLQNLHKIFLRNCTIQEVNRDALKGLPILIELDMSHNFIRELHVGTFSGLEKLRTLVMNHNEIEVLENYLFVDLPFLSRVEFKNNRLKQVEVHAFGQQPMLSAIYLEANALYVLRKETFTRIPKLTHLSLAQNPWNCTCELQALRDFALANRLYTPPTDCAQPPALRGKLWTDVPSENFACQPHILGSVRSFVEVQSDNITLPCRVEGTPRPNITWIYNRRAINPNDQRFRVLNSLEQQPVISSDPLQSITSELRIFNVRASDKGVYTCIAENRGGKAEAEFQLIVDGDFFGALEGIGVGMGASTTDTQSNFLLVICLIVITVLLILMCVLLIACWYCRRARSYQKDATMMSENGLISTKMDKTNSSMLEGSVIMEMQKSLLTEVNPVEKPPRRTELENVDGSDEGHEIKKTLLDESQFGNHPRDDETHSVALSDANAPRVRHTYIDDTYGTSLPPDLLAFPARVPPTSPSMQSSHSNIPEQIIYGIRSPPLTSPVYAHMTPHGIYGTTTIAAATPNGFMTLQHPKSRNLALIAAANNRQQLQQQHVHAHLPPQQHGGAHQQQSPFLPAPVMYSPTTAVVMKQGYMTIPRKPRVPSWAPSTSTTNATQLSEFQSPTSPNPSETGTATTAELQAEPVYDNLGLRTTAAGNSTLNLHKVHPEASSGATTSTRYTMRDRPLPATPSLTSVASSSASAAMQQQPQAQQAQQLQQHTPTKQNKSVASTSAAAATAAKIYEPIHELMHNHHMTTTSDTEPLYGTARHHNGLTIVPSISGSSALNTSSSTNASTGEPTKVAKIPPRPPPKPKKKMSVTATRGGQGSTSQLFDDEGEDGTEV from the exons ATGttaagccacattgataagcgTGTGGCAAGTTGTTgtagtagcagcagcagcaacaacagcaatatgcGTAATCAACAGCATTATACAGCGAGTTGCGAAGGCAACTGCAgcgaaaatacaacaacaaaacacattaACTCTGCGCCACAACAACATGAACACAGCACGCGCTCTTCCATATCACTGGCGCTGCTCACACAAACGCTATTCTTGCTGTTGCTGCTCGTAAGCATCTCGCCCACGGATGGCAACCCCGACTGGATGCAACACTGCAGCATGTGCCATTGCAATTGGAACTCGGGCAAGAAGACAGCCGATTGCAAGGCGCGCTCACTCACCGCCATACCCGACGATCTGAGCAACGAAATGCAAGTTGTGGACTTCTCGAATAATCTGATACCCGAGTTGCGGCGTGAAGAGTTCGCCGATGCGAACTTGCAGAATCTGCATAAGATCTTCTTGCGTAATTGCACGATACAAGAGGTGAACCGTGATGCGCTCAAAGGTCTACCCATACTCATCGAGCTGGATATGTCGCACAATTTCATACGCGAACTGCATGTCGGCACATTCAGTGGGCTGGAGAAGTTGCGCACGCTCGTCATGAATCACAATGAAATCGAAGTGTTGGAAAATTATCTCTTTGTCGACTTACCATTTCTATCGCGCGTCGAATTCAAGAATAATCGACTGAAGCAAGTCGAAGTGCATGCCTTCGGTCAGCAGCCGATGTTGTCGGCCATCTACCTGGAAGCGAATGCTTTGTATGTGTTGCGCAAAGAGACCTTCACACGCATACCGAAACTGACGCATCTCTCGCTGGCGCAGAATCCCTGGAACTGCACCTGCGAACTGCAAGCCTTACGCGACTTCGCGCTCGCCAATCGTCTATACACACCGCCCACAGACTGCGCACAACCGCCAGCGTTGCGTGGCAAACTTTGGACCGATGTACCATCGGAGAATTTCGCCTGTCAGCCACACATACTCGGCTCGGTGCGTTCGTTTGTCGAAGTGCAATCGGATAATATAACACTGCCGTGTCGTGTCGAAGGTACGCCGCGCCCAAACATCACCTGGATCTACAATCGACGCGCCATCAATCCGAACGATCAACGTTTTCGTGTGCTGAACTCGCTCGAACAACAGCCGGTCATCAGCTCCGACCCGCTACAGTCGATCACCTCTGAATTGCGCATTTTCAATGTGCGCGCCAGCGATAAGGGTGTCTACACGTGCATTGCCGAGAATCGTGGCGGCAAAGCGGAGGCTGAATTTCAATTGATCGTCGATGGTGACTTCTTTGGCGCGCTCGAAGGTATCGGCGTCGGCATGGGCGCCTCCACCACAGACACTCAATCGAATTTCCTACTCGTCATCTGTTTAATTGTCATCACCGTGCTGTTGATACTCATGTGCGTGCTACTCATTGCCTGCTGGTATTGTCGACGTGCACGCTCTTATCAAAAGGATGCGACCATGATGAGTGAGAACGGTTTGATATCGACGAAAATGGACAAGACCAATAGTTCAATGTTGGAGGGTTCGGTGATAATGGAAATGCAGAAGAGTCTGCTCACCGAGGTGAATCCGGTTGAGAAGCCGCCGCGTCGCACCGAACTGGAGAATGTCGATGGCAGCGATGAGGGGCATGAAATCAAGAAGACACTACTGGATGAATCACAATTCG GCAATCACCCGCGCGACGATGAAACCCACTCAGTCGCTCTGTCGGATGCCAACGCACCACGCGTACGCCACACCTATATCGACGACACCTACGGCACCAGCCTGCCGCCCGATCTGCTCGCCTTCCCGGCACGTGTGCCGCCCACCTCACCTTCCATGCAATCGTCGCACAGCAACATACCGGAACAAATCATCTATGGCATACGCTCACCACCGCTCACCAGTCCTGTGTACGCGCACATGACACCGCATGGCATCTACGGCACCACAACAATCGCTGCCGCCACACCGAACGGTTTCATGACACTACAACATCCGAAATCGCGCAACTTGGCGCTCATCGCAGCGGCCAACAATCGTCAACAGCTGCAACAGCAACATGTACACGCCCACCTGCCGCCGCAGCAGCATGGCGGCGCACACCAACAGCAATCACCGTTCTTGCCAGCGCCCGTTATGTACTCACCCACCACAGCGGTGGTGATGAAGCAAGGCTACATGACGATACCGCGCAAACCGCGCGTTCCCAGCTGGGCGCCCTCCACATCCACCACAAATGCCACACAACTGAGCGAATTCCAATCGCCCACATCGCCAAATCCCAGCGAAACTGGCACCGCCACCACAGCCGAACTCCAAGCGGAGCCCGTGTACGACAATCTCGGATTGCGCACAACAGCCGCCGGCAATTCGACGTTAAACTTGCACAAAGTACATCCGGAGGCGAGTAGTGGCGCTACCACATCGACGCGTTACACAATGCGCGACCGCCCGTTACCGGCAACGCCGAGCCTTACTTCGGTGGCGTCATCGAGCGCATCGGCCGCTATGCAACAACAGCCGCAAGCACAGCAAGCgcagcagctacaacaacacacGCCaacaaaacagaacaaaagTGTCGCGAGCACATCGGCGGCCGCCGCGACTGCAGCGAAAATCTACGAGCCCATACACGAACTGATGCATAATCATCATATGACAACGACCTCCGACACGGAGCCGCTTTATGGCACCGCGCGACATCACAACGGTCTCACAATTGTGCCGAGCATCAGCGGCAGCAGCGCACTAAACACTTCCAGCAGCACCAACGCGTCGACGGGTGAACCCACGAAAGTGGCGAAAATACCGCCACGCCCTCCACCAAAGCCGAAGAAGAAGATGTCGGTGACAGCGACACGCGGCGGCCAAGGCAGCACCAGCCAACTGTTCGACGACGAGGGCGAGGACGGCACTGAAGTTTAG